The DNA segment GTGTCGATCGCGTGTCAGGGCTGCCCAAGACCCTGCGCCGCAGGGCCATGCATGGCGGCACGGGGATGATTGGGGGATACTTCCGGTCAGCTTCCGCGTGCCGCTCGCACGCATCGCGAGGACTTGAATGAAAAAAATTGTCTCTGCGCTCATGGCCCTGGCGGCCCTGGCACCGGCCGCCTGGTCGCAGGACCGCATCTACCGCTGCGGCAACGAATACACCAACAATGTGAGCCAGGCCCGGGAAAAGGGCTGCAAGCTCGTGGAGGGCGGCAATGTGACCGTGGTGCAGGGATCCCGGCCTTCAGGGGGCGGTGGTGCTGCGCATTCCTCAGCACCGGCAGGCGGCAATGCCGCCGCATCGCCTTCCAACGCCCCGCGCGTGGATGCCAATGACCAACGCGCCCGCGATTCCGACGCACGGGCCATCCTGGAGGCGGAACTGCGCAAGGCCGAGGCCCGGCTGGCGGATGTGTCCCGCGAGTACAACAACGGCGAACCCCAGCGCACGGCGCTGGAGCTGCGCAACCCGCAGGTCTATATCGAGCGGACTGCCGAGCTCAAGGCTGCCGTGTCCCGTGCGGAGAGCGACGTGGCCGGCATCAAGCGCGAGCTGGCACGCCTGCCCGCGCCAGCAGGCCGCTGAGCGTGGTGTCGAGCTCTTCTGCGCGCCCGGCCGCGCGCTACGTCGCCCTGGATCTCGTGTCCACGCTGGTGGCCGTGCTGCATCAGGACGGCTCCGTGATGTTCGCGAACGCATCGCTGGAAAACATGCTGGGCTTGTCGCGTCGCACGCTGGAAAGCGCCGACTTCTGTTCCTTCTTCACGGATCCGGCGTTGTTGCAGACGGCCCTGGCCGGCGCCCGCGGGCAGGATTTCGCAGCATTGCGTTTCGAGGCAGGGCTGCGGCGCGGGCCTCTTCAGGAGCAGATACCCGTCCACGTGAACGTGGCGGTGGCAGAGCAGACGGGTGAGATCCTGGTGGAGATGTGGCCGCTGGAGGCCCAGGCGCGGCAGGACCGGGAGGAACGCCTTCGGGAGCAGGCTCTGGCCAACAAGGAACTGATCCGCAACCTGGCGCACGAGATCAAGAATCCGCTCGGGGGCATCCGTGGCGCGGCCCAGTTGCTCGAGATGGAACTCGACAATCCGGAGCTCACCGAATACACCCAGGTCATCATCCATGAGGCCGACCGCCTGCAGAGCCTGGTGGACCGGCTGCTGGCGCCGCACCGGCATCCGCACCTCGTGGGCGACGTGAATATCCATGAGGTGTGCGAGCGCGTGCGCTCTCTGGTCCTGGTGGAGTATCCCCACGGCCTGCGCGTGCAGCGCGACTATGACACCTCGATCCCGGAATTCCGGGGTGACCGGGCACAGCTCATCCAGGCGGTGTTGAACATCGTCCAGAACGCGGCACAGGTCCTGACGGAGCGCATAGCCACCGGAGATGCCGTGATCACGCTGCGCACGCGCGTCGCCCGCCAGGTGACTTTCGGGCGACAGCGGTATCGCTTGGCACTGGAATTGCATGTCATCGACAACGGACCGGGCGTACCCGAAGCGATCAAGGAGCGGATCTTCTATCCGCTGGTGACGGGGCGCGATGGAGGGTCGGGGCTGGGGCTGACGCTTGCACAGACTTTCGTGCAGCGCCACCACGGCTTGATCGAATGCGACAGCGTTCCGGGTCGCACCGATTTCCGCATCCTCATTCCCTTGCCCTGAGGTCCGGAGACATTCACTTCGAGACAAGGTAGAACTCACACATGAAGCCGATCTGGATAGTAGATGACGACCCCTCGATCCGCTTCGTCCTGGAAAAGGCGCTGGCCCGAGAGAACCTGCCGACGCGCAGCTTCACCCACCCACGCGAGGTTCTCGATGCGCTGGCCGACGTAACGGCTGGAGACCCGGCACGGCAGGGACCGCAGGTGCTGGTCAGCGACATCCGCATGCCGGGGGGCTCGGGCCTGCAGTTGCTGGAACAGGTGCGGCAGCAGCAACCTGGCCTGCCGGTCATCATCATGACCGCGTATTCCGATCTCGACAGCGCCGTGTCTGCATTCCAGCGTGGCGCGTTCGAGTACCTGCCCAAGCCGTTCGACCTGCCCAAGGCTGTGGAGCTGATCCGGCGAGCGGTGGAGGAAAGCCAGCGGGAGGAGGTCACGGAGGAGCGCCAGACCGCCACGCCCGAGATGCTGGGCCAGGCCCCCGCCATGCAGGACGTATTCCGTGCGATCGGACGCTTGAGCCAGAGCCAGGTGACGGTGCTGATCACCGGTGAGTCCGGCTCCGGCAAGGAGCTCGTGGCCCGCGCGCTGCACAAGCATTCGCCGGTGGCCGAAGGGCCCTTCGTTGCGATCAACACGGCAGCGATCCCCAAGGACCTGCTGGAGAGCGAGCTGTTCGGCCATGAGCGGGGCGCATTCACCGGTGCCCAGACCCAGCGCCGCGGCCGGTTCGAGCAGGCGGAAGGGGGGACTCTGTTCCTCGATGAAATCGGTGACATGCCTTTCGATCTGCAGACGCGCCTGCTGCGGGTGCTGTCGGACGGGCAGTTCTACCGGGTGGGGGGGCATGCGGCAGTCAAGGCGCATGTCCGCGTCATTGCCGCAACGCACCAGAACCTGGAAATGCGCGTCAAGGACGGGGTGTTCCGCGAGGATCTTTTCCACCGCCTCAACGTGATCCGGCTGCGGTTGCCCGCATTGCGCGAGCGGCACGAGGATGTGCCGATGCTGACGCGGCACTTCCTGCAGCAGAGCGCGCGCCAGCTGGGCGTGGAGCCGAAGCGCATTTCCGATGCCGCACTGGCCCGGCTGGGGCAGTTCTCGTTCCCCGGCAACGTGCGGCAACTGGAGAACATCTGCCATTGGCTGACCGTGATGGCGCCAGCGCAGGTCATTTCGCTGCAGGACCTGCCTCCTGAGGTGCTCGACGGTCCTGCGTCTGCCGATGCGTCGCTTCCGGTGGCCGAGGCGGCGCGTCCGGATGCACCGGCGCAGTCGGCGGGGATAGCCGATGTGTCCGGCCCCGGCATGCCGTCAGGCACGGCGCTGCGCGATGACCGCAGTGCCGGGTGGCCCGCAGGCCTGGCGGGCGGTTCAATCGCCACGGGGGCGGGCGTGTCCCTGCCTGGCTCCGCCCCTGTCGTGCAGGCGCGGGTGCCGCATGCCGCGGCGGGCGATCCCTCCGGGTGGGAGCATGCGCTGGAGGCGGAAGCCCAGAAGCTGCTGGCCACGGGGCAGCCGGAAGTGTGGGACGTGCTCACGCGCCGGTTCGAATCGCGCCTGATCCGCACGGCGTTGTCCACCACCCATGGGCGTCGCATGGAGGCCGCGCAGCGCCTGGGCATCGGCCGCAACACCATCACCCGCAAGATCCAGGAACTGGGGCTTGGCCCCTCCGACGACCCCGCGGGCTGACATTCGACGGTGTTTCCTCCATGAAAGCGAAGCTCTCATTTTTGTAGCAAAAGGATGAGATTGCACGGGTGTTTGCTCATCCGTTGCGCTGGCGTATATCCTACAGCGCAGCCACGCACACGCCGACCCTCCGGGCAAGCGGCGCCTTCGAGAATGAAGGCACTGTTCAACCAACCGGAGCGAATTCATGTCGGATTTCAACGATGCAAACCGCGACCCTTTGACCAATGAGCCTGGCGCCCATCCCGTGGGTACCGGCGTGGGTGCCGCGGGTGGTGCGGTGGCCGGTGCGGCGGCGGGCTCCTTCGGCGGGCCGATCGGCGCGGCCGTGGGTGGCGTCGCAGGCGCCGTGGTCGGTGGCCTGGCAGGCAAGGCCGCTGCGGAGTCCGTGAACCCCACGGTGGAAGACGCCTACTGGCGCGAAAGCTATCAGCGCGAGCCGTACTACCGCAACGGTCGCACGTACGACGAGTACCGCCCTGCCTATGAACTGGGCTGGAGTTCCGTTGGGCGCTACGAAGGCGACTTCGATACGGTGGAGCCCCATCTGGCGCGTGACTGGGGCCAGGCGCGGGGCACCAGCGGCATGGAGTGGGACGAGGCCCGTCCGGCCACCCGCGCCGCCTGGGAGCGCGCCGGCAGTGGCAGGGCCGCCGCGGGCGGAGCCGGCGTAGGTGCTGCCGTGGGCGGCATGACGCAATCCACGACGGGTGATACCGCGCTGGTGGACAACGACGACGTGGTGGACGTGCTGGATGATCTGCTGGAATCCTGCCGCGATGGCGAGTACGGTTTCCGCGCGTCCGCCGAGCATGCCGAATCCCCGGAGCTCAAGGGCATCCTGCTGCGCCATGCCAGCGAGTGCGCCTCAGCGGCTGCGGAGCTGGAGCGCGAGATCCGCAACCATGGCGGCGAACCGTCGAGCGGTGGTTCCATGTCCGGCGCGCTTCACCGGGGCTGGGTGTCCGTGAAGACTGCCCTGAGCACCCGTGACGACAAGGCTGTCCTGGAGGAATGCGAGCGGGGTGAGGACGCCGCCGTTGCGCGCTACCGCAAGGCGCTGAAGGCCTCGCTGCCCGCTTCCGTGCGCAGCCTGGTCGAACGCCAGGCGGAGGGTGCACAGCGCAACCACGACGAAGTGCGCGACCTGCGGGACCGTTACAAGGCTGCGCCCTGAGTTTTGTTGATGCGCATCGCCTGCCTGCGGGCACGCGACAGGCGGCAGCCCGCAGCGGGATTCCTGCTGCGGGCTGAGGCGTTTTCACGCTCGGTGTCTGCGGGCCGTGTCAGCCGAGCGTGGCAACGACGGGTGCGTGGTCGCTGGGCTGCGGGTTCTTCCGAGGCTGCCTGTCGATCGTGCAGGCGGTGACCTGGCCGCGCAGGGCTTCGCTCACCAGGATGTGGTCGATGCGCAGGCCACGGTTTTTCTGGAAGCCCAGCATGCGGTAGTCCCACCACGAAAAGCTCTTCTCGGGCTGGTCGAACATGCGATAGGCATCGGTGAGACCCAGTTGCAGGAGGCTCTGGAAGTGGGTGCGCTCTTCCACGGTGTGGTGGATGGTGTCTTTCAAGCCCACTGGATCGAAGGAGTCGCGGTCTTCAGGCGCCACGTTGAAGTCGCCCACGAGCACCAGCCGGGGGTGGGCGAGCAGTTCTTCCCTGACCCATCGGTGCAGCGCGTCAAGCCAGAGCATCTTGTATGCGAACTTCTCCGTGCCCGGGGCCTGGCCGTTCACGAAGTAGCAGTTGATGAACCGGAGCGGGCCTTGGGGCGTGTCCAGCGTCGCTGCGATCACGCGTGCCTGGGCGTCTTCATGGCCGGGGATGTTGCGCACCACGTCGCGCACGGGTGCGCGGCTCAGGATGGCGACGCCGTTATAGGTCTTCTGCCCGAAGGTCACCGCGTGGTAGCCGGCAGCCTCGAAAGCATCGTGGGGGAATTTCTCGTCCACCAGCTTGAGTTCCTGCAGGCCGATGGCATCCACGGGGTTGTCGGCCAGCCAGGCCAGCACCTGGGGCAGCCGTACGGAGAGGGAGTTGACGTTCCAGGTGGCCAGCTTCATGGGAATGGGCAAAGAGAGTGAGGTCCAGCTTCAGCGGCGCCGGTAGCTGACGAAGGAAAAGGGGAGGGCTGCACTGCCCGCGGATGTCTGCACGGGGGTGCGCGCGGTTTCCTGCCATTCGGGGCCCAGCACGGGCGCGAAGGCGTCTGCTTCGAAATCCCGGTGGATTTCGGTGACCTCCACGCCGTCCGCCATCGGAAGGGCCTGGGCGTAGATCTGCGCACCGCCCATCACCCATACCGTATCGCCATGCGGCCGGGCCAGTTCGAGCGCCTGCTCCAGACTGGAGGCGGGCAGGGCTCCGTCCGCGTGCCAGCCGGCCTGGCGCGTGACCACGATGTTCGTGCGGCCGGGCAGGGGGCGGAAGCGGGCCGGCAGGGAGTCCCAGGTCTTGCGCCCCATGACCACCGTGGCACCCAGCGTGAGCTGCTTGAAATGCGCCAGGTCTTCGGGCAGGTGCCAGGGCATGGCGTTGTGCAGGCCTATACCGCCATTTGCGGCCCGGGCGTAGATGAGTCGCAGTGCCATGGCTCGATTCAAAGGTGGAGGGCCGCGAGGGCGCCGATGGCTATGCCCAGGCCCGCGACGCCGTACATGCCCCACTGCAGCCACTTGCGGCGCGTGAGCAGGGCGATGGCGGCCAGCGCAATGGCCACCTGCAGCACCGTGGTGGCCTGGGCCCATCGGTGGTGCTGGTGCATCTGCTGCTCGCTCTGCTCATCCAGCGCCATGGACTGGGCTTCCAATGCCTCCGCCTTGTGCTTGATGTCGTTTTTCTCCTGCTCGTATCGATCCAGCCGGGTCTGCAGTTCGGGCTTGCGGTTGTCCGGCGCCAGGTCGCGTGCCAGTTCGGTGACCGACTGCTTGGTGCTCTTGGACTGGTAGTAGGCCCACTGGTTGGCTGCCTCGGTCTTCTTGATGGCAGCATCGTTCTTGATCAGGCCTGCATTGGCCTGCGTGGCGCCGCCCATGTACGAGAAGATGGCGCCCACCGTGGCAATGATGGCCGTCGCCATGGCGATGCGGTTGGTCATGGCGCCATGGTCGGCATCGGGATGGGCGTGCTGGGCGGCATGCTCGACGGCGTGGTCGTGCGGCCCATGGACGTGGAAGCCGTGGGAGGACATGAGGGCGGGGCTGGAAGCGTTGGAAAAAACGGGAGATCAGACCGCGACCGGCGCCTTGATGGCGGGGTGGTGCGCATAGTCGCGCACCTCGAAGTCCTCGAAACGGTAGTCGAAGAGGCTGTCCGGGCGGCGCAGGATGTGCAGCGTGGGGTAGGGGTGGGGAGCGCGCGCGAGCTGCAGTTCCACCTGCTCGAAGTGGTTGCTGTAGATGTGGCAGTCACCGCCGGTCCAGATGAAGTCGCCCACGTCCAGGTTGCACTGCTGCGCCATCATGTGGGTCAGCAGCGCGTAGCTGGCGATGTTGAAGGGCACGCCCAGGAAGATGTCTGCGCTGCGCTGGTACAGCTGGCAGCTCAGCCGGCCCCGCTCTCCGGCGGCCTGCGGCGGTGCCACGTAGAACTGGAAGAACGCGTGGCAGGGCATGAGGGCCATCTTGTCCAGGTCGGCCACGTTCCAGGCGCTCACGATGATGCGGCGCGAGTCGGGGTTGGTCCTGAGCGTTTCGACCACTTGGCTGATCTGGTCGATATGGCCGCCGTCCGGCGTGGGCCAGCTGCGCCACTGCACGCCATAGACCGGGCCCAGGTCGCCATCCTCGCGGGCCCATTCGTCCCAGATGGTGACGCCGCGCTCCTTCAGCCAGTGGTTGCTGCTGGAGCCGGTGAGGAACCAGAGCAGTTCCGTGATGATGGACTTGAGATGGACCTTCTTGGTGGTGACCAGCGGAAAGCCCTCGTTCAGGTCGAACCGCATCTGGTGGCCGAACACGCTGCGGGTGCCGGTGCCAGTGCGGTCGCCCTTGGCAATGCCATGGGTATAGACGTGGCGCATGAAGTCTTCGTACTGGGAGCGCACGGGGCGGGCGGGGGCATTCATGGGCAGCAGGCGCAGGCGCTTTCGCAACTATGGAGCCGTGGATTCTAGGGCGTGGGCCGGCGGGCTGCCGGAGCCGGGCCTGGAGCCCGTGAAGGCGCTAAGCTCTGGCGTTGCACCATTCCCCCAGGCCCGCCGGGCCGGCTTTGCCAACATGCCCCATATATCATCGCGATTTTCCTTCCCTTCCCTTGCAAGATGGTCGCTGGCTGCCCTGCTGTCGCTGGCGGGTTGCGCCAGCCACGTGCCTCTGTCACCGGCGCCGCCGTCCACCACCCCACCGCCCGCCCCCGCCGCGGCGGCTCCTGCTACTGCCGCTCCTCCGGCGGCCGACCGCTGGGCCGGCATGCAGGCACTGGTAGGGCGCTATCCCTCGGACGGTGTGGATTTCCTGCGCACCGGGCCCATGGCCGAACGCCTGAAGGGCCTGCTGGGCCCTGTGAACTATCCCGTGCTCCTGCAGAACATGGGCACCAGCGGCCCGCTGCGCAAGGAAGGAAATCTGCTCTACATCACCGGCAACCGGCCGCACCAGGGTGGGTCGGAGTCCGCTGCGGTGGTGCTCGATCCCGCCCGCGATGCGATGCGCGTCTGGCTGCAGACGGACGGTGAGGAGTGGGACGTGCAGGACTATGGGCGCGGCGTGCAGATGCCGGCCGAAGTGCGCACGATGATGGAGAACGCGCGGCGCTGAGCCGCTGCCGTCAGATGGTTGCCTGGTCTGCCCGTACTGGCAGCATGCAGTGCGGGTTCATCAGGCCCTGGGGGTCGAGCGCCCCCTTGATGGCCCGCATCATCGCCAGCGCCACGGGGGACTGGTACTGCTGCAGCTTGTCCACCTTGAGGGCGCCCACGCCGTGCTCGGCGGAGAACGAACCGCCGAACGCGGCCACGGCCTCGTAGACGAGGTGGTTCACGCGGTCCTCCTGTTCGCGCAGGAAGGCCTTGGCATCGCCCTCTGCCGGCGCCTGCACGTTGTAGTGCAGGTTGCCGTCGCCCAGGTGGCCGAAATTGACCAGGCGCACGCCCGGGATCTCGCGCTGCAGCAGTGCATCCGCATGCTCCACGAAGGCAGGGATGCGCGAGATGGGCACGGAGATGTCGTGCTTGATGTTCAGCCCTTCCTCGGCCTGTGCGAGCGGGATGTTCTCGCGGATGTGCCACAGCTGGTGCGCCTGGGCGAGATTCTCCGCCACCACGGCATCCACCACGCAGCCAGCCTCGAAGGCGGTCTCCAGCAGTGCCTCGAAGCGGGCGCGGGCATGTTCCTCGGATTCACTGTCGCTGTTTTCCAGCAGCACGCCGTAGGGCACTTCCTCCTGGTCGATGAAGGGCACGCGCAACTGCGGCATGTGTTTGTTCACGAGGCTGAGCGCGAAGCGGCCCATGACCTCGAAGCCCGTCAGGCAGGCACCCAGGTGGCCGTGGGCCAGCGCGAGCAGCTGCACCGCGTGCGCCATGGACGGTACCGCGGCCCAGGCCGTGAGGCTGGCTGCCGGGCGCGGGTAGAGCTTCATGGTGGCGGCGGTGATGATGCCCAGCGTGCCCTCGCTGCCGATGAACAGGTCCCGCAGGTCGTAGCCTGTGTTGTCTTTGCGCAGGCCCTTCAGCCCGCTCCAGACCTCGCCCTGCGGCGTGACCACTTCCAACCCCAGGCACAGGTCGCGCGTGTTGCCGTAGCGCACCACCTGCGTTCCGCCGGCATTGGTGGCGAGGTTGCCTCCGATGGTGCAACTGCCTTCGGCCGCCAGGCTCAGCGGGAAGAGCAGGCCGGCCTTTTCGGCCGTGTCCTGCAGGTTCTGCAGGATGCAGCCGGCCTCCACCGTCATGGTGAGGTTGTCGGCATCGACGCTGCGCACCGCATTCATGCGCGTGAGGCTCAGCACCACCTGCCTGCCCGATGCATCGGGAATGGAGCCCACTGCCAGGCCGGTATTGCCGCCCTGGGGTACCAGCGCGGTGCCGTGGGCGGCGCAGGCTTTCACCACGGCGGCCACCTCGGCGGTGCTGGCGGGGCGGACCACGGCCAGGGCCTTGCCACGGGCGCGCCGGCGCCAGTCCTGCTCCCAGGCCGTGAGGTCGCCATCGACCAGGACATGGTGGGCGCCGACGATCTGGCGCAGGGTGTCGATCAGGGAGGCGGTCATGGAAGTCTTCTCGCAGCAACGAAACGGAACAGGAATGAAGGGAGCAGCAGCAGGCCGGGATCAGCCTGGAGGCGTCGCAGGGCGCTGCCGCGCCGTACGGACGCCTGCATGGCGCTGCCGGAGCCGCACGTGCAGGGCGCATGCCGTGAACAGGCCCAGGCAGAGCACGATCTCCGCGCACGCCAGCCAGCGTCCCGGGGGAGCATCGCTCCACGCGCGGACCACCCCTTCGGTGAAGTACAGCCACACCACCAGGCTGACCCAGCGGTAGGTGTACATGCGGCGCTTGAGCAGGCCCGCCAGCGGCAGGGCGAGCGGCAGGGCTTTGAGCGCCAGCCAGGAGCCGCCAGGGCGCAGCGGAGCCAGCCAGAGCTCCCAGGCCAGGCAAAGCACGATGAGGCCCAGCAGGCTGCCCACGGCGAGCCAGCGGGTGAATGCGACGGTGGGAACCGATGGGGCGGGGATGGACGCGGAGGATGCAGGCATCGGGATGGCATCATATCGGCCATGTCCCTTGCCCACCTCGCGCAGCGCTTCGAAGCCGTGCTGTCGGATCTGTCGCGCTTTCCCTGGCGGACGACCGCGCACACACTGCGCGAGCGCTTCCGGGAAGATCGCCTGGGCCTCACGGCCAGCAGCCTGACGTTCACCACGCTGCTGGCCCTGGTGCCTTTCTTCACGGTGGCGCTGGCCATCTTCACGGCCTTCCCGATCTTCCGCACGCTGCAGACGGGGTTGCAGCGCTGGCTGGTGGACAGCCTCGTGCCGGACAGCATTTCACGGCAGGTGCTCGGTTACCTGACCCAGTTCGCCGCCAAGGCGAGCGGACTGGGGGTGGCGGGTTTCTCCATCCTGCTGGCCACGGCCCTTGCGCTCATCCTCACGATCGACCGCACACTCAACAACATCTGGCGCGTGCCCCGCCTGCGCCCGCTGGGACAGCGGGTGCTGATCTACTGGGCCGTCATCACGCTCGGCCCGCTGGTGCTCGCCGCGAGCCTGGCACTGACCACGTCGGTCGCGTCCAGCGCATCGCGTGGCCTCGAAGGTGCGCTGCCTGACAGCGCCCGGCTGCTGTTCGACTCCATCGAATTCCTGCTGCTGGCCGGAGGCACGGCGGCGCTGTACCGCTATGTGCCCAACACGCAGGTGCGCTGGCGGCATGCCTGGTCCGGCGGGGTGTTCGTGTCGGTGGGCATCGAGGTGGCCAAGAAAGTGCTGGGGCTCTACATCGCGTCCGTGCCCACCTATTCGGTACTCTACGGCGCTTTCGCGACCCTGCCCATCCTGCTGGTCTGGATCTATGTGGCGTGGGTGATCGTGCTGCTCGGCGCGGTGGTGGCGGCCTACCTGCCCAGCCTGCTGACGGGGGTTGAGCGAACGGCCACCGAGCAGGGGTGGAGCTTCCATCTGGCGGTCGAGGTGCTGCAGCAGTTGCATGCGGCCCGCAGCACACCACAGCGCGGGCTGGATGCCGGCGGGCTGGCCCAGGCGCTGCGCGTGGATGTACTGCAGCTCGAGCCCGTGCTGGAAGCGCTGACGGGGCTGGACTGGATCGTGCAGGTCAACGAGGCGGCCCATGGGGCGGCCGACGACGAGGCTCCGCGGTATGTGCTGCTGGCGGAACCCGCCACCACTTTCCTGGAGCCGCTGGTGCAGCGGCTGCTCATCGAGCGCGGAGAGAGCCTGGAGCGCTTCTGGGGCAACACCGGCATGGCCGTGCTCAAGCTCGCCGACGTGCTTCCCCGGCCCGGCGCCTCTGCGCCATCCTGAACCGCCCTCAGAGGCGGCGGCCGGCCGCTGTGCCTGACAGCACGGCGCCTTCGAGGGTGGCGGGATAAGGGCCCGCGACATAGTCGCCGCAGGCCACCAGGCCGGCGATGATGTCCTGCGGAGGGCGATCCAGTGCAGGCACGCAGGCGAACGTGGCGCGCTTCTCGATCACCGTTCGCAGCACCGCCAGCCCCTCCAGGCCCAATTGCTCCCGCGCCTGCCGGAGGACGGCCTGCTCGAGCACCGCCCGCTCGCCTTCGAAGGCGCTGACCACGAACGCGAGCAGCCCTGGCTCACCGCCCAGGCCACCGCGGTCGAACACGAACTGGGCCGGAGCCCCGGGGCCGCTGTGCAGGGCCAGCATGGGGACACTTCCTGTCAGCGCGGTCGGTAGAGGCCCGGGCGCCTTCGCGTACACGGTGGCGATGGCGGTGAAGCGCAGTGCCGATGCAGTGGCCGCCCATGCCCGCATGGCTGCGGCGGGCCGGGGCGGGGCGGTATCCGCGGCCGCTGCCACCAGCCGGGCGGCCTCGGTGCTCGTGGTGGCCATGACGACGGCGTCGAAGTGCATGCCATCCACGCGCCAGGCCTGCCCCTCGCTGTCGTGGGCGGTCTCGATGGACGGGATGCGCCGGCCGGCATGCACGGCATGCCCGTGGTTCCGCAGCCATGCAGCCGCGGCCTCGGGCCACAGCGCGCTCAGGTCCCGGCGCGGCAGCAGCAGGTGGGAACCACCGCGTCCACTGAACAGGCTGTCGCGCAGCACGCGCAGGAACACGGTGCCGCTGGCGGCGCCGATCGGCGTGTTGAGCGCGGAAACGCACAGGGGATCGATGAATTCGCGCAGGAGCCGCTCTGGAAGTCCCTGGCAGAGCTGCTCTACGGTGGCGTGTGGCGCGCAGCGAAAGCCGGAAAGCCGCCAGCGCACTGCACGGCGCAGCAGGGCCATGCGGTCCGCCAGGGACCAGCCGCGGGCGCCCGCGATGCCCCGGATCGCATCCCAGGGCGGCGCCGCATCGGGAAAGCGCAG comes from the Paracidovorax avenae ATCC 19860 genome and includes:
- the glnL gene encoding nitrogen regulation protein NR(II) produces the protein MSTLVAVLHQDGSVMFANASLENMLGLSRRTLESADFCSFFTDPALLQTALAGARGQDFAALRFEAGLRRGPLQEQIPVHVNVAVAEQTGEILVEMWPLEAQARQDREERLREQALANKELIRNLAHEIKNPLGGIRGAAQLLEMELDNPELTEYTQVIIHEADRLQSLVDRLLAPHRHPHLVGDVNIHEVCERVRSLVLVEYPHGLRVQRDYDTSIPEFRGDRAQLIQAVLNIVQNAAQVLTERIATGDAVITLRTRVARQVTFGRQRYRLALELHVIDNGPGVPEAIKERIFYPLVTGRDGGSGLGLTLAQTFVQRHHGLIECDSVPGRTDFRILIPLP
- the ntrC gene encoding nitrogen regulation protein NR(I), with the protein product MKPIWIVDDDPSIRFVLEKALARENLPTRSFTHPREVLDALADVTAGDPARQGPQVLVSDIRMPGGSGLQLLEQVRQQQPGLPVIIMTAYSDLDSAVSAFQRGAFEYLPKPFDLPKAVELIRRAVEESQREEVTEERQTATPEMLGQAPAMQDVFRAIGRLSQSQVTVLITGESGSGKELVARALHKHSPVAEGPFVAINTAAIPKDLLESELFGHERGAFTGAQTQRRGRFEQAEGGTLFLDEIGDMPFDLQTRLLRVLSDGQFYRVGGHAAVKAHVRVIAATHQNLEMRVKDGVFREDLFHRLNVIRLRLPALRERHEDVPMLTRHFLQQSARQLGVEPKRISDAALARLGQFSFPGNVRQLENICHWLTVMAPAQVISLQDLPPEVLDGPASADASLPVAEAARPDAPAQSAGIADVSGPGMPSGTALRDDRSAGWPAGLAGGSIATGAGVSLPGSAPVVQARVPHAAAGDPSGWEHALEAEAQKLLATGQPEVWDVLTRRFESRLIRTALSTTHGRRMEAAQRLGIGRNTITRKIQELGLGPSDDPAG
- a CDS encoding ferritin-like domain-containing protein, whose amino-acid sequence is MSDFNDANRDPLTNEPGAHPVGTGVGAAGGAVAGAAAGSFGGPIGAAVGGVAGAVVGGLAGKAAAESVNPTVEDAYWRESYQREPYYRNGRTYDEYRPAYELGWSSVGRYEGDFDTVEPHLARDWGQARGTSGMEWDEARPATRAAWERAGSGRAAAGGAGVGAAVGGMTQSTTGDTALVDNDDVVDVLDDLLESCRDGEYGFRASAEHAESPELKGILLRHASECASAAAELEREIRNHGGEPSSGGSMSGALHRGWVSVKTALSTRDDKAVLEECERGEDAAVARYRKALKASLPASVRSLVERQAEGAQRNHDEVRDLRDRYKAAP
- the xth gene encoding exodeoxyribonuclease III, which codes for MKLATWNVNSLSVRLPQVLAWLADNPVDAIGLQELKLVDEKFPHDAFEAAGYHAVTFGQKTYNGVAILSRAPVRDVVRNIPGHEDAQARVIAATLDTPQGPLRFINCYFVNGQAPGTEKFAYKMLWLDALHRWVREELLAHPRLVLVGDFNVAPEDRDSFDPVGLKDTIHHTVEERTHFQSLLQLGLTDAYRMFDQPEKSFSWWDYRMLGFQKNRGLRIDHILVSEALRGQVTACTIDRQPRKNPQPSDHAPVVATLG
- a CDS encoding dihydrofolate reductase — translated: MALRLIYARAANGGIGLHNAMPWHLPEDLAHFKQLTLGATVVMGRKTWDSLPARFRPLPGRTNIVVTRQAGWHADGALPASSLEQALELARPHGDTVWVMGGAQIYAQALPMADGVEVTEIHRDFEADAFAPVLGPEWQETARTPVQTSAGSAALPFSFVSYRRR
- a CDS encoding DUF4337 domain-containing protein, producing MSSHGFHVHGPHDHAVEHAAQHAHPDADHGAMTNRIAMATAIIATVGAIFSYMGGATQANAGLIKNDAAIKKTEAANQWAYYQSKSTKQSVTELARDLAPDNRKPELQTRLDRYEQEKNDIKHKAEALEAQSMALDEQSEQQMHQHHRWAQATTVLQVAIALAAIALLTRRKWLQWGMYGVAGLGIAIGALAALHL
- a CDS encoding thymidylate synthase; protein product: MNAPARPVRSQYEDFMRHVYTHGIAKGDRTGTGTRSVFGHQMRFDLNEGFPLVTTKKVHLKSIITELLWFLTGSSSNHWLKERGVTIWDEWAREDGDLGPVYGVQWRSWPTPDGGHIDQISQVVETLRTNPDSRRIIVSAWNVADLDKMALMPCHAFFQFYVAPPQAAGERGRLSCQLYQRSADIFLGVPFNIASYALLTHMMAQQCNLDVGDFIWTGGDCHIYSNHFEQVELQLARAPHPYPTLHILRRPDSLFDYRFEDFEVRDYAHHPAIKAPVAV
- a CDS encoding FAD-binding oxidoreductase, encoding MTASLIDTLRQIVGAHHVLVDGDLTAWEQDWRRRARGKALAVVRPASTAEVAAVVKACAAHGTALVPQGGNTGLAVGSIPDASGRQVVLSLTRMNAVRSVDADNLTMTVEAGCILQNLQDTAEKAGLLFPLSLAAEGSCTIGGNLATNAGGTQVVRYGNTRDLCLGLEVVTPQGEVWSGLKGLRKDNTGYDLRDLFIGSEGTLGIITAATMKLYPRPAASLTAWAAVPSMAHAVQLLALAHGHLGACLTGFEVMGRFALSLVNKHMPQLRVPFIDQEEVPYGVLLENSDSESEEHARARFEALLETAFEAGCVVDAVVAENLAQAHQLWHIRENIPLAQAEEGLNIKHDISVPISRIPAFVEHADALLQREIPGVRLVNFGHLGDGNLHYNVQAPAEGDAKAFLREQEDRVNHLVYEAVAAFGGSFSAEHGVGALKVDKLQQYQSPVALAMMRAIKGALDPQGLMNPHCMLPVRADQATI
- a CDS encoding DUF2069 domain-containing protein — translated: MPASSASIPAPSVPTVAFTRWLAVGSLLGLIVLCLAWELWLAPLRPGGSWLALKALPLALPLAGLLKRRMYTYRWVSLVVWLYFTEGVVRAWSDAPPGRWLACAEIVLCLGLFTACALHVRLRQRHAGVRTARQRPATPPG